In Amyelois transitella isolate CPQ chromosome 26, ilAmyTran1.1, whole genome shotgun sequence, the following proteins share a genomic window:
- the LOC106131948 gene encoding E3 ubiquitin-protein ligase MARCHF1, with protein sequence MDDNKDTKELKAEETTSENTEKETEGNVNDEISNKQTTQDDAGPSGAEPLPGSIPETPRTTFQTNPNKSKSEHNIRQIITTIDVANALKTISFHSSHGNKTLIMNEIKIPIDKNSDMEKDDSTTFVELKKFMATCFKFNKDVANNVTTEVPTIVQPLIAQEMANSSCNVQAESIANVNNEVIVTSTAPVDGKLLKVSSENKKKMSGSLSERSDYGLAQRDSLSSIGSNVCRICMTRGRERLISPCNCKGSLANVHLSCLERWLNQVGRNHCELCGFSYPAIRTPRYTVLQALRLWFGNPRNRSHLQSDCLIFWLLSTVTAGLLAVCIVGTQYFVIEGNKFGKLDASRKDEGISHRITETAMDFFMAVVLCGYSVTVYLLWKDHYVMWNRWRRANVNVRLLLSPDANPVPFVPRGRYNVV encoded by the exons atggatgACAACAAAGATACTAAGGAACTAAAAGCAGAAGAAACTACAAgtgaaaatacagaaaaagaAACAGAAGGAAATGTTAACGatgaaatatcaaataaacaaacgacTCAGGATGATGCAGGTCCTTCAGGAGCAGAACCACTGCCTGGTTCTATTCCAGAAACACCGAGAACAACATTCCAAACAAACCCAAACAAATCTAAATCAGAACATAACATACGACAAATAATTACAACTATAGACGTAGCAAATGCACTTAAAACTATTAGTTTCCACTCAAGTCATGGCAACAAAACTTtgataatgaatgaaattaaaattcctaTAGACAAAAATAGTGATATGGAAAAAGATGATTCGACAACGTTTGTCgaacttaaaaagtttatggCGACATGTTTCAAATTTAACAAAGATGTAGCTAATAACGTTACAACAGAAGTACCGACTATTGTTCAACCGTTAATAGCTCAAGAAATGGCTAATAGCAGTTGCAATGTGCAGGCTGAATCTATTGCGAATGTGAACAATGAAGTTATTGTCACTAGTACTGCTCCTGTAGATGGTAAACTATTGAAAGTTAGTTCtgaaaataagaagaaaatgtCAGGTAGTCTGTCGGAGCGGTCAGACTACGGGTTGGCGCAGAGAGATTCACTATCTAGTATTGGATCTAATGTTTGCAGGATTTGTATGACAAGAGGACGAGAAAG aCTGATATCTCCATGTAACTGCAAGGGGTCTCTAGCTAATGTCCACTTGAGCTGCCTTGAACGATGGCTGAACCAAGTTGGGAGGAATCATTGCGAACTGTGTGGATTCAG CTATCCAGCTATTAGAACACCAAGATACACAGTACTACAAGCTCTCCGACTATGGTTCGGTAACCCTCGAAACAGGAGCCATTTGCAG TCGGACTGCCTAATATTCTGGCTGCTGTCCACGGTGACAGCTGGGCTGTTGGCCGTATGCATTGTTGGCACACAGTACTTTGTTATCGAAGGCAACAAATTTGGTAAGCTTGACGCAAGTAGAAAGGATGAAG GAATATCCCACCGCATAACAGAAACTGCTATGGACTTCTTCATGGCTGTGGTGTTATGCGGTTACTCTGTCACCGTCTACTTGCTCTGGAAAGACCACTACGTCATGTGGAACCGCTGGAGGCGAGCCAATGTGAACGTGAGGCTTCTTCTCAGCCCCGACGCCAATCCAGTACCTTTTGTCCCCAGGGGAAGGTATAACGTGGTTTGA